The segment CCCGATCCGACAATCCCGTGCCTACGGAAAACCGCTTGCCATTGGGCAATTCCACCAAGAGCGCTCCCGTGCGACCGCGATGACGCCCCGCACCCGCCACGTGCTCCACGACCCGCGCCTCGGCATCCACGAACGTTTTCACTTTCAGCAATGACGACGAACGACCCACCTCGTATTTCGATCCCGGCTGCCGCATCATCAGACCTTCCCCGCCCAATGCTTCAACCCGCGCAAGCTCGGCGTGCAGGTGATCGATTCCTCGGCAACGCGTCTGATCCACGGACCTCGCGTACGGTGATGGCTTTACTCGGAGAATGTTTTCGCAGAACGCGAGACGTTCTTCGAAGTGCGCATTCATTTTCGGCGCATCGAACACGAGAAACGTTATGGACTTCCAATGATCGCTGCGGTCCTGGCGCCTCACGATGCCGACGGTCCGCTGGAACTGTTTTCGACCGCCCCACAATTCGCCATCGAGCGGTACGTCGGGCAAGCCGTCCGTGAACCAATCAGGCGCGAAAAATTGATTTCCAAGCCGCGAAATGAACGTTTTGCCATCCCAATATGCGCGAACGCCATCCAGCTTTTCGCTCATCCACCAGCCCGAAAGATCAATCGTCGAGTCCCACGTATGAGCAAGCAGCAGCGCAGGAGGCGATTGCCCGGGAGATTCGGACGTGTCGACATTGGTGTCCGCATCGGGGGCCGTTGCAATGGGGCTCGCACCTGCAACCGGCGTAGTTGGAGCAGCGGATCTCGGCCGAACTGCCCCGCGGGAAGTGGCCGCGGCCAATCGGGCGGCTTCTGCTGCGTCCCCGCGAAGCTTTTTGATGTGCTTGCAGGTGCGCTTTTCAATGCCGAGCGATTGGAAGCTCCATGCCGGACACGAACACGAATAGACGCCGCCCGTGTTTTTGATGGTGTAACGTGTCGAGCCCGAGCCTTGCACTTCGATGGATTCGCCGTCGCCGAGATCCGCCATGTTTTTCTCGCTCCTGCGTGCTCACGTGCTCAATTCGCAATCCAATCGCTTGGCCGCTGCCTTTGCGTGACGACGATACGCGCCTTCGTCCATGTGCCGGTCACGGGTTTGACGACACCACCACATTCAATCGGGCGGCTCGAAGAACGTTCGTATTCGTCGCCGAGGTAGATCCAGCCGGAAAAACCGTCCCCGCCTTTTTCTTCGACTTTGTGCGCCGCGTACCCAGGCAATGAAGCCTTGATGTCCTGCGGCCTCGACCCGCGCGAGCACGAAAGCTTGCCGCTCACCTCGAAACGTCCGCCGCTCTTCGTGCCCTCGTCGACCACGAGCCATACGTTGTTGAAGGCGTAACCCGTCCCATTCCAAGTGAATTTGATTGTGAATGGGACGTCGGGTTGAACCGGTATGCTTGCGACCTCGGTGTCGGGAACGTGCAGCCCACGCAGCTCTTCTTGATAAAGAATGAACCCGCCCACGATGAGCACGAAAAGAATGGGAGCAATGCAGCCGCAACCGATGATCAGCGGCGCGTTGCTCTTCTTTTTTGGCGCAGGCGCATTGTTCTGCGGCCACGGCGCGGCCCCAGGTCCTCCCTGC is part of the Polyangiaceae bacterium genome and harbors:
- a CDS encoding DNA ligase, whose translation is MADLGDGESIEVQGSGSTRYTIKNTGGVYSCSCPAWSFQSLGIEKRTCKHIKKLRGDAAEAARLAAATSRGAVRPRSAAPTTPVAGASPIATAPDADTNVDTSESPGQSPPALLLAHTWDSTIDLSGWWMSEKLDGVRAYWDGKTFISRLGNQFFAPDWFTDGLPDVPLDGELWGGRKQFQRTVGIVRRQDRSDHWKSITFLVFDAPKMNAHFEERLAFCENILRVKPSPYARSVDQTRCRGIDHLHAELARVEALGGEGLMMRQPGSKYEVGRSSSLLKVKTFVDAEARVVEHVAGAGRHRGRTGALLVELPNGKRFSVGTGLSDRERETPPPVGSIITFRYQELTDGGIPRFPSFVRIRPDATWPPPADGTNASGTRKRSV